The Photobacterium sp. TY1-4 DNA window AATCCGCTTGGCCCGGCCCAAAGGCAGCGCATGATATATAGTTGAGGACAGGTATAGCAATATCGCCGTTGCGGAGAAAATACAGGCGCCGACCATGTATCCAATATCCCCTCGCCGGGCCGCATCGATGATCAGAAAAGGGGTTCCGACCAGCAGCCCGAGCAATGCGATGCCGTGGCTAATGCTGTTCGCAAGTTCTTCTTTTTTCAGTTGTCCTCGATTTGAATCAGCGTTCAGTATGCGTATATTCATGGAATAACAAATCAATAGGAAGAAAGCCGACTATCATAAAACGCTGGTAGTCAGCTTCCTTAAATCAGCATAAGCAAGTGACGATACTATTTGTGTTGCTTATCTGATGAAGACGTCTGTGGGTGTTCCTCTTTTTTACTCTCGCGAATCTGGTGATCATCCGTTCGTTTTTTTCCCGTGTCACGATCAACCTCATTTTTTTCATGCGAAAACATATTTTTAAGCCAATCAAACATATTATCACCTATCAACTATATTGATTTGACTATTTTAGGGATGGTTAAGGACTCTATGATTGTAGTTGTTCAGCGAAGTATCCGTTAGGGAAAGTCTGATAGATTCAGTAAACGCCTTTGCCTGAAAAAATCATACTGTTGCATATCAATTCCCCATTTTTCCTTCCATCACTTGAAAGATCTACCAAAGCAAACCAACCTTGAATAACCGTCTGTTGCTTTGCCGAATGATAGAATGATTAAGGGGGCACTCATGCCAACAGAGACTGATCCCTCCTTTCCTCTGCCTCCTGACGGTCGGCCTGAGCCTAACTCACATTCGCCCCGCAACCTTAGCCGTCGCCTGAAACACAGAGCAAGCGTAATGAAGCGTCTGCTTCCGAAAAGTAGTCTAAAAAGTGTGGCTTTGCTTTTCCTGGTTGTTATTGTTGCAATCAGTTCCTGGCAAGCTGTGTATACCGTACCCAGCGATTCTGTGGCTGTGATACAACGTTTTGGTCAGTTTCGGTATGAAATACCGCCTGGCATACATCTCAAACTACCGCTCGGTGTTGATATGGCGACGATTGTTCCTGTGAAGCGCCAGCTCAAACAAGAGTTTGGTTTCAGCACACCTGGTGCGAACAACCCTTATCAGAACACCTCTGAACGTGATGGTGAACTGGAAACTCAGATGGTAACCGGTGATTTAAACGCTGCATTGGTCGAATGGGTGGTTCAGTACCGCATCGCCGAACCGGTCAAGTTTCTCTTCGAAGTCCGCGATCCCAGCGCTACCCTGCGGGACGTTTCTGAGTCAGTGATGCGGGAAGTGGTGGGTGACCGTACCGTAGACGAAGTGATCACGATCGGCCGGCAAGAGATTGAATCTGAGGCACTCGTTAAGATGCAGGAGTTGGTCATTAAATACGCCATGGGGATTAATATTGACCAGGTTCAATTAAAGAATATTAACCCGCCCAAACCGGTTCAGGAATCGTTTAACGAAGTCAACCAAGCGCAGCAGGAAAAAGAAAAGCTCATCAACGAGGCACGCCGGGATTACAATAAAGTGATCCCGTTGGCAGAAGGTGAAAAAGATCAGCGTATCCGAGAAGCGGATGGTTACCGGCTGAAACGAATCAATGAAGCTGAAGGGGATGCTGCCCGGTTCAATGCATTACTGATTCAATATAACAAAGCACCTGAAGTGACCCGCCGACGAATCTATATTGAAACGATGCAAGAAATTCTGCCATCTATGCATTCAAAAATTATTATTGATGAACAAACCCACGGCATCTTACCTTTCCTTGATCTTCAGGATCAAACAGGAAAGCAAGGCGATCAACCATGAAGAAGTTTCTCCCGCCGATGGCCGTGATATTCCTCGTTTTCATCATGCTTGCCGTGAAAGGCACCCTTTATACGGTCAGCGAAGTCGAGCAGGTCATCATCACCCAATTTGGTAAACCGGTCGGCCTGCCGATCACCGACGCTGGGCTGAAGGTGAAAATGCCTTTTATCCAGGAGGTCAATACGATAGACAAGCGGATTCTGGAGTGGGACGGGAACCCCTCCGATATGCCGACGAAGGATAAATTGTACATCTCGGTCGACTTGTTTGCGCGTTGGCGGATCACGGACCCTTTGCAGTATTTTCTTCGTTTACGCGATGAGCGCAGTGCGCAGTCCCGGCTGGATGACATTCTGGGCAGCGAAACACGCAACGCGGTGGCGAAACATGAATTGATTGAAATCATCCGAA harbors:
- the hflK gene encoding FtsH protease activity modulator HflK — its product is MKRLLPKSSLKSVALLFLVVIVAISSWQAVYTVPSDSVAVIQRFGQFRYEIPPGIHLKLPLGVDMATIVPVKRQLKQEFGFSTPGANNPYQNTSERDGELETQMVTGDLNAALVEWVVQYRIAEPVKFLFEVRDPSATLRDVSESVMREVVGDRTVDEVITIGRQEIESEALVKMQELVIKYAMGINIDQVQLKNINPPKPVQESFNEVNQAQQEKEKLINEARRDYNKVIPLAEGEKDQRIREADGYRLKRINEAEGDAARFNALLIQYNKAPEVTRRRIYIETMQEILPSMHSKIIIDEQTHGILPFLDLQDQTGKQGDQP